The DNA sequence CCGAGGCTGGAGACGCCGGCCGGCAGCTCGACCAGGCCGCTGCCGACGGTCTTGGCCACCTCGGCGCCGAAGTGGGCGCCGATGAAGTTGCCGATGGCGGCCATGATCAGGGCGACCCGTGGGGTGAGTGCCCGGGTGGAGATGCTGGTGGCGATGGCGTTTGCCGCGTCGTGGAACCCGTTGGTGTAGTCGAAGAGCATGGCAACGGTGATCACCGCGAGGACGGCGATGAGTTCGGCGCTCACCCGGCTCAGGACTCCTTGACCGCGATGGTCTCGACTGTGTTGGCCACGTGCTCGAAGGCGTCGCAGGCGGCCTCCAGCTCGTCGGCGACCTCCTTCATCTTCAGCACGGTGAGCGCGTCGTACTCGCCGGAGAAGAGCCGGACCAGCAGCATCCGGTACGCCCGGTCGCCCTCGTTCTCCAGCCGGTTGCACTCGATCCAGTAGTCGTCGAGGTTCTTCATCGCCCGCAGCCGGGGCATCGCGTCGGCGGTCACCCGGGCCTGCTGGTCGAGCACCGCGATCAGCTCGTGCATCTCCCGGGGCAGCGACGGCAGCTGGGTCAGACCGTAGAGGTAGAGCAGGTTGCCGACCGCTTCCAGGTGGTCCATCACGTCGTCGAGCTGGCTGCCGAGCCGGTAGATGTCCTCCCGGTCGAACGGGGTGATGAACGCCGAGTTGATCTTCTTGTAGAGGTCGTGGGTGATCTGGTCGCTGTCGTGCTCGACCTCGGTGAGCCGCTCGCTGACCGACTGGACGTCGACGCCGGGCAGGGCGAGTTCGTTGAGCAGCTCGGTGCCCCGCACGAGGTTCTGCGCGGCCTTGGTGAACAGTTCATAGAAGGCGCCCTCGACCGGGCGGAAGGAGAACTTCACAGCGCAGACCTCGTCGGAGACGGTGGGGAACAGGGGCTGGCCACGGGAAACGCCCGCGCGCTCTGCAGGGAATGCTAGGGAACAGTGAATCGCGTCTGCTCGCGGCCCACCCCTGTACACCTACGAGTCAGTCTCTGTTCATCCGCCGTTCACTTTCGGCCCGTCCCCGGCGAGCAGCCGGGCATGCTCCTTGCGCAGGTCGAACCGGGCCGGCGGGTAGCTCAGGTCCAGGTCCGCGAAGTGCTCCCGGAGCAGGTGCGCCAGCGCCCAGTCCCGGTACCACTTGCGGTCGGCCGGCACCACGAACCAGGGCGCGGCGTCCGTGGCACACCGGCTCAACGCCTCCGTGTACGCGGCCTGGTAGTCCGGCCACTTGGTACGCGCGTCCACGTCCCCCGGGTGGTACTTCCAGTGCTTGGTCGGGTCGGTCAACCGGGACAGCAGCCGCTCCCGCTGCTCCCCGTAGGAAATGTGCAGGAACACCTTGATCAGCACGAAACCCTCGTCGACCAGCCCGGCCTCGAATTCGTTGATCTCGTCGTACCGGGCCCGCCAGGTCTCCTCCGGCACCAGCGACTCGACCCGTACCACCAGGACGTCCTCGTAGTGTGACCGATCGAACACCCCGACCTGGCCGGCGTCCGGCAACGCCCGGCGGATCCGCCACAGGAAGTGGTGCCCCAACTCCTCCTCGGTAGGCGGCCCGAACGCCCGGATCTGCAGGCCGAGCGGGTTCATCGCGCCGGCCACCCGCTTCACCGCGCCGCCCTTGCCGCCGCAGTCCATGGCCTGCAGCACCAGCAGCACCCGCCGGCCGGCCGCGCTGCCGGCGACCGCCTGGGCGTGCAGCATCTCCTGCTGCTCGGCCAGTTCGTCACCGATCCGGCGGACCTCGGCGCGGGCCCACGACTTGCGGTCCGGCCCGGTCACCGACAGCGCCGGCAGCCCTGGCGTCGACCTCGGGTCGATCGCGGAGAGGTCGACCGGCCGGCCGGCGCCGACCCGTAGCAGTTCCCGGACAGGTGGCTCGTACAGGTCAGCAGTCATCCGACGATCATCACCCAGCCGGCCCCCGGCCGACCAGCCGACGGCTACCCGACCAGCCGACCGCTACCCGACCGGCCGACCGGCGAGCCCGCCGGATCAGCAGACCAGCGCCAGCCACTTCCGGTAGGCCGAGGCGAACGGCTCGGTGCCGTCGCCGAGCGCGTCCTGCAGCCATCGGGCCGCGGCCCAGGCCGACTCCACCAGGTCGTCCGGGTAGCCGTACCGCACCCGGTGCTCGGCGAACTCGTCCTCGTCGCGCAGCTCCACCAGACCGGTCGCCCGGCGCCGCACCACATCAAGGTCAAGATCAATGAGGTGTACGGTGGACTCGTCCTCCCAGCGGGCCGGGCTGGCGATGTCGCAGTAGACCTCGCTGGTGCGCGGCGGCGGGTTGAACATGCAGGTCCACCACTGCTCACGCGGCACCAGCAAGACGAACGGGATCTGCTCCACCGACGGGCGACCGTGGTAGATCGACTCGGTGCCCCGGGGCACGCCGAGCCACACGCCGACCTCGTCCTCAGTCAACCGGCGGGCCGGATAGTCGCGGTGGGCCGAACCGTCGTACTTGCGATAGACCACCCGTACGACATCGCTCGACATGTGTCGCACCTTAACCGATGGCCGCCCACCGGAAGGCAACGTGCAGGTGACGCCCCAGTGCCGGCGACAGCCCCGGGCGACACCGGCCGACACCGGCCGATGGGCTGTGGATGACCGCTGGGACGACGGTGGTGATCGGTACTGTCACCGGGTGACCCCTGCGACGACCACCAGCACCGCGTCCGCTCCGGCGGCCCCGCCGCGCCCGGCCGGCCGCTCCGGCACCGGCCGGCCGAGCGCCGCCCAGTTGCTCGCCGCCGCGGTCGGCGCGGTCCCCGGCGGCTCGGCCCGACCCGGCCAGCAGGAGATGACGGCGGCGATCGCCGACGCCATCCGTACCCGGCACCACCTGCTCGTGCAGGCCGGCACCGGCACCGGCAAATCGCTGGCCTACCTGGCACCCGCGCTGACCGTCGACGGCCCGGTGGTGGTCTCCACCGCCACCCTGGCGCTGCAGTCGCAGCTGGTCGAGCACGACCTGCCCCGGCTCGCCGACGCGGTCGAGCCGATCCTGCGCCGCCGGCCCACCTTCGCCGTCCTCAAGGGCCGGCACCACTACCTGTGCCTGGCCCGGCTGGAGGACTCGGCCGAGGAGGAGCCGACGGACCTGTTCGACGCCGCCGGCGACAACGGCGACAGCGGCGGTAGCAACGGTGGCAGCGGCGGCGGCACCCGCTGGTTGGGTGCCGCGAACCGGCTCGGCAAGCAGGTGCAACGGTTGCGCGACTGGGCAATGGAGACCGACACCGGCGACCGCGACGAGCTGGACCCCGGCGTCGACGACCAGGTGTGGCGGCAGGTGTCGATGCCCGCCCGGGAATGCGTCGGGGCGGCCCGCTGCCCGTACGGCGAAGAATGCTTCGCCGAGGCGTCCCGGTTCCGGGCCCGCGAAGCCGACGTGGTCGTCACCAACCACAGCCTGCTCGCCGTCGACATGCTCGCCGGCCGACACATCGTGCCGCCGCACAAGCTGCTGATCGTCGACGAGGCCCACGAGCTGGCCGACCGGGTCTCGTCGGCCGCCCAGGCCGAGCTCACCCCCGACGCGATCGACCGGGCCGCCCGCCGGGCCCGGCCGCTGCTGCCGCCGGAGACCGCCGAGCAGCTCACCGAGGCCGGCGACGCCCTCGCCGTCGGGCTGGGCGAGTCGCCTGCCGGCCGGCTGACCAGCGGTCTGCCGCCGGCGCTGCACGAGGCGTGCACCCTGCTGGAGTCGGCCACCCGGGCCGCGCTGGACAAGATCGGCGACATCAAGGCCGACGATCCCGACCCGGTCCGCAAACAGCAGGCCAAGTCGGTGCTCGACGAGCTCTCCACCACCGCCCAACGGCTGCTCGACGAGGCCGAACACGACGTCGCCTGGGTGGAGAAGCCGGACGGTCCGGCCGCCAACCGCCGGGCGCTGGTGGTGGCACCGCTGTCGGTGGCCGGCACCCTGTCCAGCCACCTCTACGAGGAGCGGACCGTGGTGGCCACCTCCGCCACCCTGACCCTCGGCGGCCGGTTCGACACGGTGGCCCGGTCGCTGGGTCTGGAGACCGCCACCCCGGCCACCGAGCAGGCCGAGGCGGTCACGGCCGACGATCTCAGCTGGCGGTCACTCGACGTCGGTTCCCCGTTCGACTACCCCAAGCAGGGCATCCTGTACGTCGCCGCGCACCTGCCCCGGCCGACCGTCTCCGGGCTGCCCGCCCAGGCCGGCGAGGAGCTGCTGTCGCTGATCGGCACACTCGGTGGCCGTACCCTCGGATTGTTTTCGTCCCGGCGGGCCGCGCAGCAGGCCGCGGAGCTGGTCCGGGCCCGGACCGGGCTGACCGTGCACGTGCAGGGCGAGCAGGCGTTGCCGCTGCTGGTCCGCCGGTTCCGGGAAGATCAGGCGAGCTGCCTGTTCGGCGTGATGTCGCTGTGGCAGGGGGTGGACGTGCCCGGCGACGCCTGCCAACTGGTGGTGATCGACCGGCTGCCGTTCCCCCGGCCGGACGAGCCGCTGGCCGCCGCCCGCGCCGCCGCCGTGGACGCCGCCGGCGGCTCCGGGTTCGCGGCGGTCAGCGTGCCGATCGCGGCGGTACGCCTGGCGCAGGGCGCCGGTCGGCTGATCCGGTCCACCGGTGACCGGGGTGTCGTGGCGGTGCTGGACTCCCGGTTGGAGACCGCCCGTGGCTACGGCGCGTTCCTGCGCCGTTCGTTGCCGCCGTTCTGGTACACCACCCGGCCCGAGGTGGTGCAGGGCGCCCTGCGCCGGCTGGCCGCCAGCTGACCCGCCGCGAGCTGGGCGGGTAGGCCGCCGGGCGGCCGTGGTCGGGTCACGGAGGGCTGGTGCCGATCACCACGGACTCCGGCGGTGGCGGCGGCGGGACGTGCCGGCGGCGGGCCAGCCGGCGTACCGCCGTGTTCAGCACCGCGATCAGCGGTACGGCGACCAGCGCGCCGACGATGCCGGCCAGCACCACGCCGGAGGTCACCGCCAACACCACGGCCAGCGGGTGGATCGCCACCGCCCGCCCCATGATCAGCGGCTGCAGGACGTTGCCCTCCAGCTGCTGCACCCCGATCACCGCGCCCAGGATGATCAACGCGGTGACCCAGCCGCTGTCCACCAGGGCCACCAGGATGGCCACCGCGCCGGACAGCGTCGCACCGACGATCGGGATGAACGCCCCCAGGAACACCAGCGCGGCCAGCGCGAACGCGAACGGGATGTCGAACAGCACCAGGAAGATCCCGATGCCGACGGCGTCGATGAACGCCACCAGCACGGTCGCCCGGACATAGGCGACCAGGGTCATCCAGGCCGCGCTACCGGCGTCGTCGACCCGCCAGCGCGCCGCGAGCGGGAACATGCCGACGATGAACCGCCAGATCCGCTGCCCGTCGCGGAGGAAGAAGAACGTCGAGAACAGCACCAGCAGCGCACCGGTGAACAGCTCCACGACCGTCCCGGCGGTGGAGACCGCGCCGCTGGTCAACGTCTGGGTGTTCTCGTTGATCCAGTTCTGACCGGCCTCGACGTACTGGTCGAGCTGGCCGTCGTCGAGCTTCAGCGGCCCGGTGCGCAGCCACTTCTGGATCTCCCCGATGCCGCTGGACGCCTTCTCGCTCAGGTCGGGCAGGCCGGTGATGAACTCGTTGACCACCAGGGTCAGCGTGCCGACCACCCCGGCCAGCCCGGTGATCAGCACTACCGCCGTGGCCAGGGTGCGGGGCACGTGGGCCCGCAGCAGCCAGCCGACCGCCGGGGCGAGCAACGCGGCGAGCAGCAGCGCCACCAGCAACGGGATGATGACGATCCGGACGTTGCCGATGACCCGCAGCAACGCCCAGCCGACGATCCCGATCACGATCAACCGCCACGACCAGGCGGCGGCGATCCGGAGCGCGTGCGGCACGTCCGCGTCGTCGCGGCTCGTGGTCGACAGGTGTCCGTCGCCCGGCGGTGGGGTCTCCGCGCCCGGCTCGGCACCCGCGCCGGTCAGCTCGTCGGCGGCACCGGCCGCAGCGGCTGCCCGGCGGGACCGTTCCCGCTCCCGGGCGGTCCGCACCGACTCCCGCCCGGCCTCGTACGCCTGGCGTAGCCGCCCTCTCATCTGTTGCAGCCGGCTCAAGCGAACCCCCGGAGTCGAGTATCGGTGCGTACACGGTAGCGGGCACATGTGCGTCGTTGCTGCCGCTACCTCCCTGGACTCTCCCCGATGTGCCCCGTACGGGCATCGGGCAACCATCCGGCCGACCCACCCGCGACCGGCCCGCACACGCACGCGGTACGGTTCGGTCGTGACCGCCGACCCACCACACGACAACGGTTTGCCGATCCGCCTGCTGCACGACCGGGTGCTGGTCAAACTCGAAGGCGGCGAGGGCGAGCGCCGCTCCACCGCCGGCATCGTGATCCCGGCCACCGCGTCGGTGGGCCGGCGACTGTCCTGGGCGACCACGGTCGGGGTCGGACCGAACGTACGCTCGATCGTCACCGGTGACCGGGTGCTGTTCGACCCGGAGGACCGCTCCGAGGTCGAGCTGCACGGCCGGGGCTACGTCCTGCTCCGCGAACGCGACGTGCACGCGGTGGCCGCCCAGCGGGTCGAAGAAGACTCCACCGGCCTGTACCTCTGACTCCCGGTCCCTGACTCCAGTTGCTCCGGCAGCCGACTGGGCCGTCGGCGTCGGTGCTACCTGCCCATAATCCACTACGTCCCATCGACTCGACACGCCGACACCACGTCGGATCACCTGCATCCGATCCCTGCGCAGACCTGCTTCCCGGCGTTCAGGTCGCTTCCTGCGCTGCCGCTCGTTCCTGGCGGACCTGTTCCAACAGGGCGGTGTCGGAGGCAAGGTCCGGGTGCTCGACCTGCGGTCGAGACCGATGACGAGTTCGAGGTCGTCGATCGCCTTGTCGAGGTTTCGTTCCCGCCCGGTAATCCATCGCGATGTTGTACCGGGTGACCGCCTCAACAGCCCGATCACCCACCTCCCGCAAAACCGCAGCCGGGTAGCTCGGGCGTCTTACGCCGATCAGATGCAGGTGAGCTTGAAGTGACGTCCGGTCAGGCGCCTTCGACGGGTCAGCAGAGGTGATCGCCGCAGTACATGAGGGTGAAGGCCTCGGCATGCCTGGTCGCACTCTGTCCGTCTTTGCTGTAAGTGACCGTGGCGTTGATGAAATGATCCTGGTTGTTCGACACGGTCACCACGCACGATGACGACGTGGAGGTACAACCGCTGCTCACGTAGTGGTTGGTCCCGCTGATGTTCCACGAGTAGGTGTACCCGCCGCCCGACTGATTGAGGACCGCGAAGCGGACATTGTAGGAACTTGCCGGAACCGTGTTGGAGCAGGTCGTCCGCCAAGTGGTATCTGTCCCCGGCGTCACGCGGCAGCCAAAGGTCTCGTTGCCGAACGCCTGGGCGGGTGTCGCGGCGACCAGTGTCGACGATCCGACGGCCAGAAAGGCGAAGGCGAAGAACGCCAGGACCTGTTGCAGATAGCGCCTCATGAGTCTCCAATGACCGCACCGAAGGGGGATCCATCGAGGATCCGGCAGGCTTCGAAGTTTAACTATCCCCCCACCCCTGGGCAAGATGTGAGTGACGATACGAACACCCGCGGTAATGATCACTTCCACACCGCCGCAGCCGTAGGTGACGAGCTGCCGAGCGCGGCCACGGTCAAGCGAAACGACGTGGTTGCTGCTGCGCCAGGGCCGGCTTCATCGTCGGCGGGATGCGGTCGAGCAGGGTCGACATGACGCGGGTCGAGGCAGCGGTGGTCGCTGGCGAGCCGCGCCGCGCGCTCGACCTGGCTGCCGACGTACGCCGGGGCGGTGCCGCGATCACCTCCCGGCGGCATCGACCCGATGTCACCCGCGCGCACGCCGAGTTGCGGGACTGGCCGGAAGCGACGGCGGTGCTCAGCGAGCTGGCCGCCGACGCTCCAGTGTGGCTGCGGCTCAGCCATCCTGACGCCGCCGCTCTGCGTTGATCCACTACGCCCCATCGACTCGACACGCCGACGCCATGTCAGCTGATCCGTGTCCGATCATTCTCGATCCCCGTTGGCCAACCACTCTGCGGTCGTTGCGGCAAGCCGCTGGGCTGTCCTACCGAGGGCCGGGCCGCCAGGTCGCGTACTCGGCAAGCTATCTGTGTGAGCAATGACCCTCGGCCAGTATGGACCGCTCGCCGTACCGTCGCCCAAGCTGAGGCGGCCGCTAGAGCGGCCGGCGATGTGGACCTGATCGCTCTCGTGATCAGCTTCCGCGGGCACCTTGCAAAGCTGAGCGGCCGGCCAACGGAGGTCGCGGAGTTGTCCCGAGCGGGCGTACGACACGTTGCAGCCGGCGTGCGCGGTGGTCCATGTGATGATCGCCGGGCGGCGACCGAAATGATTCGCAAGGCTCGTACACGCCATCCACGCCAGCACCGATCGCCGGGCAGCCAATGCCGCGATCAGCGACCTGACCGCTGGCCTTGCCGCCCTTCCCGATGTGCAGCGGCACGCCGAGTGGGCTGGCGACTACCTTCTCGCGCTTGCCGACGTGCATGCAGAGGTCGGGGATCAGGACGCGAGCATTCAGACACCCGAAGAGGTCCAAACCGTTGCCGATGCCACCGGGTCCGCTCGGCTGCGGCGGGCTGTTTGCAAGCGGCCGACGAACGGTTGAACAGTAGACATCACTGCACGTTATCGCCATGCTACTCATAGAGGTTCACTAGCCGCCTCGTACGCCAGGTTCGCAACGGCATGTGCAGTACTGCGATACCTCGCGTTAGCTGGGCTCGACGCCGTACCCCCGCAATCGCCCTTTTCGCGCGTCGGGCCCGCCCGCTGGGCAGCGGCCCGGGGTCGACACGCCGAGCCGCCTCGGGTCGCCGCCCTCCACGCTCTGTGCCGAGAGGATCCTGTGTGGTGATGGGTACGCGGAGTAACGTCTGGTGTGACGGCAAGAGCCGGGAGGATTTCGGTCGGTGCCACCCGGCAGCAGACAAGGTGGTGACGTGCGTGACTCGCATCATCGACCCGCGATGGCCGTCGACCTTGCGCCGGTTGCGTCAGCAGGCCGGGCTTTCGCTGCGTGATCTCGCCGCGAAGGCGCACTACGCCAAGTCGTATCTGCACGATCTGGAAACCGGTCGCAAGACACCGACGCCTGAGATCGCCGGTAGGCTCGACGACGTACTCGAATCCGGCGGAGTGCTCTCCGCGATGCTCACCGACGACGGGGCACACGATTCCGTCGAGCTGGCCCGCCGGGTCGCGGCCACCGACATCAGCAGTAGCACCCTCGCTGGCCTGGAAGCAGCCGTTGACGAGCTTGCCGTCGCCTACCCCGTCACCGCGTCCCACGTCCTCCTTCCTCGCATCCGCCAGCACCTGACCTACGTCACCACCCTGATCAGCTCCGGCCGCCGAATGACGCTGGGCCAGCACCGACGGATCCTCGTCGCCGGGGGATGGCTGTCGCTGCTCACCGCTACCGTGCTGATCGATCTACGCCGAAACGGCGCCGCTGCCGGGCACCTGCACACGGCCAGCGAGATGGCCGCCCACACCGAGCACGCTGAGATCCGCGCATGGTGCCTGGAAACGCGCGCGTGGGAGGCCCTCACTGCCGGCGACCCCGCGACCGCGCTCGGCCTGGCCGAGGGCGCGCAGAACATCGCTCCGACCGGAAGCAGCGTCAAACTGCAAGCGACCGCGCAGACCGGGCGGGCGCTGGCGCTGCTCGGCGACCGACCGGCCACCGGGCAACGACTGGCCCAGCTGGAGCGGATGGTGTCGCCGTTGAGCCAGCCGGACCGGCCCGAGCATCACTACCGCTACGACCCGGGCAAAGCCCGAGCTTACGCGGCGACCACCTTGGCGTGGGTCGGTGATCCGGTTGCCGCCACCGAGGCCAGCGAGGTCCTGTCCAGGCTGCTCGCCGAGGGCAGCCGCCCCCGGCGGATCGCGTCGGCCCGGTTGGATCTCGGCCAGGCCGTGCTGCCAATTGACCCGCACGAGTCGATAGCGCAGGTCGCGGCGGCGGTCGCCTCGGGCCGGGTCGCGGCGTCGAACTGGTGGCGGGTCGAACGCGTCCGCCGGGGTCTGGCCGAGGTAGGGGTGCCGGCGGCCGAGTTGGATGAGCTGTGCGCGACCCATCAGCCATCGATGTGACGGCGGACAGTAGCCAGCGCTGGCGGACGGCGACACTGTAGACCGTCGGCCGAGCGCCGGTCAGGCTGGGACCAGGTCGCATCACCTGTGGATCAGCGACCTGCCAGCAGGGCCCGACGTCGCATCCCGTGATCGCCCTTTCGCGCGTCGGGCCCGTCTACGGCGGCGGCCCGGGGTCGACACGGAGAGCCACCTCGGGTCGCCGCCCTCCACACTCGTCGAGGGGGACGTCTGTGTTCGGGAAGTGGTTTCAGCGTGCGGACATACCGGTCGATGTGGTCTACCCGGTGCCGGGCCGGCGGCGGTACGCCGACCGTACGGTGCCGCCGCCGGACCGGCGGCCGGCGACCCGGACCGATCGAGCGGAGCGCCGGGGCGGTAACGCCGGCCGGCACTACCTCCGGTGAAGAAGCCCCAGGCCGGCGGTGGGCCGGTGCACGAGCCGACGCGTCCGTCGTGGTGTTGTGCGGTGTGCCCGGAGGGGACGCCGTGGCCGTGCCCACCCGGCCGTGCGCCGTGAGTGTGGCGGTCGGGCGGCGGGTTGCCCTGTGGCGGGTGCGGCGGCGGATGACCCAGCAGGTGCTCGCCGACCGGATCGGCCGGTCGAAGAGCTGGGTGGAGAAGGTCGAGCGCGGGGTCCGGCGGTTGGACCGGTTCTCGCTGATCCAGCAGGTTGCCGACGTGCTGCGGGTCGACCCGACGGAGTTGCTGGGCGACACCGGCCAGCCACAGATCGGCGGCGCGCCGGCCGGTGTCGAGGCGGTCCGGGCGGCACTCGCGCGTTACGAGGTGTTCGCCGCCGGCCCGACCTGGGCAGCACCCGATGCCGGGGAGGTGTCGCAGCGGGTGGAGCACGCCTGGTCAACGTACCGGCACGGGGACCATCCACGGCTGCTGCGGACGGTGCCGGAGCTGCTGGACGCCGCACGGCGGCTGCACACCGCGCGACCAGAACATGGGACGGGTCTGCTGGTGCAGGCGTACCGGGTCGTGGCGCTCGTGCTGGTCAAAGTCGGCGAGTCGGACCTGGCCTGGCTGGC is a window from the Solwaraspora sp. WMMD792 genome containing:
- a CDS encoding PPK2 family polyphosphate kinase gives rise to the protein MTADLYEPPVRELLRVGAGRPVDLSAIDPRSTPGLPALSVTGPDRKSWARAEVRRIGDELAEQQEMLHAQAVAGSAAGRRVLLVLQAMDCGGKGGAVKRVAGAMNPLGLQIRAFGPPTEEELGHHFLWRIRRALPDAGQVGVFDRSHYEDVLVVRVESLVPEETWRARYDEINEFEAGLVDEGFVLIKVFLHISYGEQRERLLSRLTDPTKHWKYHPGDVDARTKWPDYQAAYTEALSRCATDAAPWFVVPADRKWYRDWALAHLLREHFADLDLSYPPARFDLRKEHARLLAGDGPKVNGG
- a CDS encoding DUF402 domain-containing protein → MSSDVVRVVYRKYDGSAHRDYPARRLTEDEVGVWLGVPRGTESIYHGRPSVEQIPFVLLVPREQWWTCMFNPPPRTSEVYCDIASPARWEDESTVHLIDLDLDVVRRRATGLVELRDEDEFAEHRVRYGYPDDLVESAWAAARWLQDALGDGTEPFASAYRKWLALVC
- a CDS encoding helix-turn-helix transcriptional regulator; this encodes MTRIIDPRWPSTLRRLRQQAGLSLRDLAAKAHYAKSYLHDLETGRKTPTPEIAGRLDDVLESGGVLSAMLTDDGAHDSVELARRVAATDISSSTLAGLEAAVDELAVAYPVTASHVLLPRIRQHLTYVTTLISSGRRMTLGQHRRILVAGGWLSLLTATVLIDLRRNGAAAGHLHTASEMAAHTEHAEIRAWCLETRAWEALTAGDPATALGLAEGAQNIAPTGSSVKLQATAQTGRALALLGDRPATGQRLAQLERMVSPLSQPDRPEHHYRYDPGKARAYAATTLAWVGDPVAATEASEVLSRLLAEGSRPRRIASARLDLGQAVLPIDPHESIAQVAAAVASGRVAASNWWRVERVRRGLAEVGVPAAELDELCATHQPSM
- a CDS encoding DUF47 family protein, which codes for MKFSFRPVEGAFYELFTKAAQNLVRGTELLNELALPGVDVQSVSERLTEVEHDSDQITHDLYKKINSAFITPFDREDIYRLGSQLDDVMDHLEAVGNLLYLYGLTQLPSLPREMHELIAVLDQQARVTADAMPRLRAMKNLDDYWIECNRLENEGDRAYRMLLVRLFSGEYDALTVLKMKEVADELEAACDAFEHVANTVETIAVKES
- a CDS encoding co-chaperone GroES, with translation MTADPPHDNGLPIRLLHDRVLVKLEGGEGERRSTAGIVIPATASVGRRLSWATTVGVGPNVRSIVTGDRVLFDPEDRSEVELHGRGYVLLRERDVHAVAAQRVEEDSTGLYL
- a CDS encoding ATP-dependent DNA helicase: MTPATTTSTASAPAAPPRPAGRSGTGRPSAAQLLAAAVGAVPGGSARPGQQEMTAAIADAIRTRHHLLVQAGTGTGKSLAYLAPALTVDGPVVVSTATLALQSQLVEHDLPRLADAVEPILRRRPTFAVLKGRHHYLCLARLEDSAEEEPTDLFDAAGDNGDSGGSNGGSGGGTRWLGAANRLGKQVQRLRDWAMETDTGDRDELDPGVDDQVWRQVSMPARECVGAARCPYGEECFAEASRFRAREADVVVTNHSLLAVDMLAGRHIVPPHKLLIVDEAHELADRVSSAAQAELTPDAIDRAARRARPLLPPETAEQLTEAGDALAVGLGESPAGRLTSGLPPALHEACTLLESATRAALDKIGDIKADDPDPVRKQQAKSVLDELSTTAQRLLDEAEHDVAWVEKPDGPAANRRALVVAPLSVAGTLSSHLYEERTVVATSATLTLGGRFDTVARSLGLETATPATEQAEAVTADDLSWRSLDVGSPFDYPKQGILYVAAHLPRPTVSGLPAQAGEELLSLIGTLGGRTLGLFSSRRAAQQAAELVRARTGLTVHVQGEQALPLLVRRFREDQASCLFGVMSLWQGVDVPGDACQLVVIDRLPFPRPDEPLAAARAAAVDAAGGSGFAAVSVPIAAVRLAQGAGRLIRSTGDRGVVAVLDSRLETARGYGAFLRRSLPPFWYTTRPEVVQGALRRLAAS
- a CDS encoding AI-2E family transporter encodes the protein MCPLPCTHRYSTPGVRLSRLQQMRGRLRQAYEAGRESVRTARERERSRRAAAAAGAADELTGAGAEPGAETPPPGDGHLSTTSRDDADVPHALRIAAAWSWRLIVIGIVGWALLRVIGNVRIVIIPLLVALLLAALLAPAVGWLLRAHVPRTLATAVVLITGLAGVVGTLTLVVNEFITGLPDLSEKASSGIGEIQKWLRTGPLKLDDGQLDQYVEAGQNWINENTQTLTSGAVSTAGTVVELFTGALLVLFSTFFFLRDGQRIWRFIVGMFPLAARWRVDDAGSAAWMTLVAYVRATVLVAFIDAVGIGIFLVLFDIPFAFALAALVFLGAFIPIVGATLSGAVAILVALVDSGWVTALIILGAVIGVQQLEGNVLQPLIMGRAVAIHPLAVVLAVTSGVVLAGIVGALVAVPLIAVLNTAVRRLARRRHVPPPPPPESVVIGTSPP